The proteins below come from a single Beutenbergia cavernae DSM 12333 genomic window:
- a CDS encoding carbohydrate ABC transporter permease — protein sequence MTTSLSRSSPTLRSPADINEPSRKGRRRRGWWLPYALVAPFFLAFLVFTVGPLLLAAYNSLFEERLIGGTAFVGLANYADVLQDPKFWDGLGRIVYYGLVFIPLTIGFAIFLALVIDSGVLRRTAVYRTLYFVPYVVPSVVATLMWGFLYGPTISPFTQMAAWFGRHLNLLDNDVVLYSIGNIGIWAFTGYNIMILHAALRSIPGEVYEAAVLDGAGRWRTGWSIKLPMVKPVITMIVIFSIIGTLQLLTEPLVLSALAPRAISAYYTPNMYAYALVSTGQQLSYVSALSFVLGAIVVAFSLAYVRFINRGTED from the coding sequence GTGACCACGTCCCTGTCCCGGTCGTCGCCGACCCTTCGCTCGCCCGCCGACATCAACGAGCCTTCGCGCAAGGGCCGCCGCCGGCGCGGGTGGTGGCTGCCCTACGCGCTCGTCGCACCGTTCTTCCTCGCGTTCTTGGTCTTCACCGTGGGCCCGCTACTGCTCGCCGCCTACAACTCTCTCTTCGAGGAGCGGCTCATCGGGGGCACCGCGTTCGTCGGGCTCGCCAATTACGCCGACGTCCTCCAGGACCCGAAGTTCTGGGACGGACTGGGCCGGATCGTGTACTACGGGCTCGTCTTCATCCCGCTGACGATCGGCTTCGCGATCTTCCTCGCGCTCGTCATCGACTCGGGGGTGCTGCGCCGCACAGCCGTGTACCGCACGCTGTACTTCGTCCCGTATGTGGTCCCCAGCGTGGTAGCCACCCTCATGTGGGGCTTCCTGTACGGGCCGACGATCAGCCCCTTCACCCAGATGGCAGCCTGGTTCGGCAGGCACCTAAACCTGCTCGACAACGACGTCGTCCTGTACTCGATCGGCAACATCGGGATCTGGGCGTTCACCGGCTACAACATCATGATCCTGCACGCCGCGCTGCGCTCGATCCCGGGCGAGGTCTACGAGGCGGCTGTGCTGGACGGCGCGGGCCGGTGGCGCACGGGCTGGTCGATCAAGCTGCCGATGGTGAAGCCGGTCATCACGATGATCGTGATCTTCTCGATCATCGGGACCCTGCAGCTTCTCACCGAGCCGCTCGTGCTGTCGGCGCTGGCGCCGCGCGCGATCAGCGCGTACTACACGCCAAACATGTACGCCTACGCGCTCGTCTCCACCGGCCAGCAGCTGAGCTACGTGTCAGCGCTCTCGTTCGTGCTGGGCGCGATCGTCGTGGCCTTCTCGCTCGCCTATGTGCGGTTCATCAACCGCGGGACGGAGGACTGA
- a CDS encoding carbohydrate ABC transporter permease, with product MRSTRTPLGTVLAVLPLAVFGIYVLLPVYWLLVNATKSTPDLFSTFGFWFSDDPQFWQNVRDVFSQDDGIFARWMVNTVWYAAASAFLSTLLALMAGYAFAKWRFVGRDALFWVVLAAIMIPGAALAVPTYQLVSELGLINTSWAVILPSIVSPFALYMLRVYIDGAVPDELIDAGRMDGAGEMRILRSVVLRIVTPGVATVALVAFVGSWNNYLLPLLVLSDPELYPVTLGLTSWNRQSLFPSIGSEVLYNAVVTGSLLSILPLTIAFVFMQRYVRSGLTLGAVK from the coding sequence GTGAGGTCCACCCGGACTCCGCTGGGGACTGTGCTCGCCGTCCTCCCGCTCGCCGTCTTCGGCATCTACGTGCTCCTGCCGGTGTACTGGCTCCTGGTCAACGCCACCAAGTCCACGCCTGACTTGTTCTCCACGTTCGGGTTCTGGTTCTCCGACGACCCGCAGTTCTGGCAGAACGTGCGTGACGTCTTCTCGCAGGACGACGGGATCTTCGCCCGGTGGATGGTCAACACCGTCTGGTACGCCGCGGCGTCGGCGTTCTTGTCGACGCTGCTCGCCCTCATGGCCGGGTACGCCTTCGCCAAGTGGCGGTTTGTCGGCCGGGACGCCCTGTTCTGGGTCGTGCTGGCGGCCATCATGATTCCTGGCGCAGCACTCGCGGTACCCACATACCAGCTGGTGTCGGAGCTTGGGCTGATCAACACGTCGTGGGCAGTGATCCTGCCGTCGATCGTGAGTCCGTTCGCGCTGTACATGCTGCGTGTCTACATCGACGGCGCCGTCCCGGACGAGCTCATCGACGCCGGACGGATGGACGGCGCCGGAGAGATGCGCATCCTGCGCAGCGTGGTGCTGCGCATCGTGACGCCGGGGGTAGCCACGGTGGCGCTGGTCGCGTTCGTCGGCTCGTGGAACAACTATCTCCTTCCCCTGCTCGTGCTCTCCGATCCCGAGCTGTACCCGGTCACGCTCGGACTGACGAGCTGGAACCGCCAGTCGCTCTTCCCGAGCATCGGCTCCGAGGTCCTCTACAACGCCGTCGTCACCGGCTCATTGCTCTC